In the Mastacembelus armatus chromosome 17, fMasArm1.2, whole genome shotgun sequence genome, one interval contains:
- the LOC113133840 gene encoding ras-related protein Rap-2b-like, with protein MREYKVVVLGSGGVGKSALTVQFVTGSFIEKYDPTIEDFYRKEIEVDSSPSVLEILDTAGTEQFASMRDLYIKNGQGFILVYSLVNQQSFQDIKPMRDQIIRVKRYERVPMILVGNKVDLEGEREVSSGEGKALAQDWNCPFMETSAKNKGSVDELFAEIVRQMNYSTVPSGGDQCCSCVLL; from the coding sequence ATGAGGGAGTACAAAGTGGTTGTTTTGGGCTCGGGCGGAGTCGGCAAATCCGCTCTGACGGTCCAGTTCGTGACGGGCTCCTTCATTGAAAAGTACGACCCCACGATAGAGGATTTCTACAGGAAGGAGATCGAGGTGGACTCGTCCCCGTCGGTGCTGGAGATCCTGGACACGGCGGGGACCGAGCAGTTCGCCTCCATGCGAGACCTGTACATCAAGAACGGGCAGGGCTTTATTTTGGTTTACAGCCTGGTCAACCAGCAGAGCTTCCAGGACATCAAGCCGATGAGAGACCAGATCATCCGAGTGAAGAGGTACGAGAGGGTGCCCATGATCCTGGTGGGAAACAAGGTGGACctggagggggagagagaggtgTCTTCCGGGGAGGGCAAGGCGCTGGCCCAGGACTGGAACTGCCCGTTTATGGAAACCTCAGCCAAAAATAAAGGATCAGTCGACGAACTGTTTGCAGAAATAGTCAGACAGATGAACTATTCAACTGTCCCCAGCGGGGGCGACCAGTGCTGTTCATGCGTCCTGCTCTGA